The Melitaea cinxia chromosome 8, ilMelCinx1.1, whole genome shotgun sequence genomic interval CGGCTGACCTACGTGGTAAGTTTGGAACGTCCTAAATTGCATTATAACAACTGTTGTAGTTTCGCCAAGATCCAGGTGTTATTAGTTGGCCATTTCCATCAATCACATCAAAAGTTCCTGGAGGGGTATATCTTTCTGGGGAGTTTTTCCTTAGGAAGTTATGTATTAGCACACAGGTCATTGTAATATGTGATACAGTACTCGGATCTAAATCAATTGGGCGACGATAAATTCGAAATACCGATGTTAAAACTCCAAATGTGTTTTCTACTACAACCCGAGCTTTcgataaattttgattaaatattctttttggtGAACCGACGTTATGCTGTCCTGGGTAGGGTTTCATAACATGCTCACTTAATGCAAAAGCGCCGTCGCCTATGAAAACGTACGGCACATCAATGTTTGATCCAGGAAGTGGGCATGGTGTAGGAAAATCTATTTCATTTCTAGAGATCTTTTGCCATAGTAACGAATTATTAAAAACGCCACTATCACTGATTCTCCCTTGGCATCCTATATCtgcaaatataaatttgtaattggCATCAACTAACGCCAAAAGAACGATGCTAAAGGTTTTCttatagttaaaatactccGTTCCGCTGTGAGGTGGATTTTCTATAACAATATGTTTGCCATCTATGGAACCCAGACAGTGCGGAAATTTTCTTCTATATCCTTTTTCAATATTAATCCAAGCATCTTTCGTTGATGGcatctgaaataaaaaacaaaacaatgtgaGATATAACGATAATAaactaaacttattttttaggaAGTGCCATCACAAGAAATACTGAATGAAAGTGCAACTTTAGCGGAAGAAGGAGAAGACGTAGATGGTAGTGATTCAGGGCACTCGTCAACTTTGCAAACACCAAAACCACCAACTTCCCGTCGTCGTCCTGCTAAAGATATAGCGGAACGGCAGATGTCTTCAGCTTTTGGGCAGTTAACCAATATGTTAGCCAAAAGGCAAAAAGAATCTCAACCGCCACTAAAGGAAGAAGATGACTGCGAACTATATGGAAAATTATTAACCCAAAAGTTGCGAGAATTGCCTTCTGATGACAGAAAACTGATGATGTATGACAtagatactttatttattaatagaattAAAGAAAAACAGAGGTGTCAAGCCATATCTTCCTATCACTCAGTCCCATACCAAAGGTGCATTACTTCACCAATGCCAAACCGGCCGTCAACCTCTCAAACATCCTATTCCGAACCTTTTCCAAATGCATCCCCTTATCTGAACCGTCCATCGCCTTCCCCAACGTCGTACTCTGAACCAACGATTTTACACCAACCATCCACTTTTCAAATGTCACATTGTGAAACCTTACCAGCAAAATTGCCAGCAGAAAACGAACCATCGAGTTCTCAAAGCATTCAATCGCATTATATCTCCCAACcggacttaaaaaaatatgcaactCCCACTATTCAAATTATATCTAACGAATTAATTGCACCACAAACaggacaaaatattattaataaagcaTTACTTAAAGCTTAGGAAGAGTTTGATAActgtaaaaaatgaataatactaaatattattataattacattatcctaaatattattaatttttaagtttctgTAGTTCCGGTTTTCATTTTTCACAGTTATCgcatatgttaaaatataaataaatatattacaaaaatgtatgGTCTTttaataaactgaaaaaaaaaatgccttaCCTTTATTTCGTCTCTCAGAACTTGGTTAATAGCATTGCAGACTTCAGGTATGACTTTTGATATTATTTGGGGGGATACTTTGAATAAATAGTGTAAACTTTTATAACTGTCACCACTTGCGATGAATCTTAATGTTATTGCTAGACGATATTTAGCTGGTATGGCGTCTCTGAAGTCAGTATCTTGCTTCGAAATTAGAGGTGAAATTTTGTTTAGCAAATATTCAAAATCTACAAAACTCATACGACAAAAGTTGTGAAACTGTCCTGATGGTTCATAAAGCAGCTCACTAAATTTTTCTTCTATAAATTgtctaaaacgaaaaaaaaacgtgaattagaattaaataataccaacaatgaaaatattttcgactggggtagtacctcgactcgactggggtagtacctcgaccttacagaagatcacagctaaataatactgctctcaagcagtattgtgttcctgtggtgagtaaggtgaccagagctcctgggggcattggggattgggtcggcaacgcgcttgcgatgcttctggtgttgcaggcgtctatatataactacggtaatctcttaccatcagatgagccgtacgcttgtttgccgaactagtgatataaaaaaaaataccttatttGTACTTAAGTACCTTGTAcgatttttgtgaatttttatcATCCACCATCGCCTTCGTCTTCTTCTTTTTCGTTCATTttgtttaaacttaaaataaaaataagtcaaaCCGAAAGTGATAGCTGCCACAAGCTCGTCGTCCGCCATATTTGCCGATCCACAAAATACTAACACGTTCGTTAAGCGTGAGGACGACTGTTTGTGTTTGATGATTGTGGTCGATGTTTGGAACTTTGTTTGTGTTTATGGCGTACACCAAGCGTATGGACGGGGCTTTACTCTTTCGATTTTTTGATCCAATTGTTCGACAAACATGCTCCAATTAGACCAGTGCTTATGAAACATCTCCCTGCTCTTGGTTAACAGCTGAAATTAGAACACTACAGCAGTTAAAAAATAGCGCGATTGTACCTAGTTTTAACTCGGTATAAATCGGACCCAAACCCAAATATggagaaatataaaaaataccgaAATCGCTGCAACAATTCGTGTGGGAATGCGCAACGAGGCCACATTTACAAGTCGAAAGTCTGGATATTCCTCAAGTCACTTAGAGTTATCAAAAACAACAAGTTGCTTCAAATTCTCTTGATGTTAATAATCTCAATAAATACTTTACATCTACTATCAGTTTAGACGATACGACATAAGTTAACagacttaagagccatttcacaattttacgctctgcaagtttaggtaaatttggtcgcatcgcgcgagtcgtacgagccgcgcgatctttgtgctagtacgtatagtgtgacaaccaaaagaccatcgtgatcattttctgatgtataataaaaattataactatggtataaaatgttttttacataattaatttgttaaaaatttcaagtatgttatataacaacagtcaataaatttaaaataaaattaaaaaaatcaattttatgaaacaatttttttaaattgatttagttttttcagtttacgaatgaatctaatatttacgatatgaataaaaaagcatttaatgacatcgacaccgacaaacatattaattaacaaataacaagacaaacagattgaaatgcctatttgtattgatagtgtgagaaaagaaaattaaattatccatttgtttacagaaattatcattatattattttacagtcattttcgtaatatgtttattttatttatattttattatgaaagtatcaaatgcgttttatccgctataacaacaggcgcttggcgcgtgtgagcgaaagagacggctgcgcagaatttggcgtggaccttacctctaagagcgctagcgctcgactgatttaccgggcttgatgcgtggcaatatatactatctttttattatttaatataaaatgtattaaaaataattacatcttttaattatttttttttgtattccttaatgatgtaagtttactttgatgaagatagttcgttaaaatttcttagttttctaagagaaatatcgcttttaaaattgtacttatttggaaaatattcgtaactttaaattttttttatcgtttaatagagatacaaatggaataaaaatctatgatagtggacaacaaaattatattccacatattatgatatttttttaaaatggtttcaacgtagaggttattgaaaagtaggacttcaaagtatacattgcgaccgtttacccagggaggaggctgatgaaaaggttaataattttatacacataatataaatcaaaattctgatctgactatggactacaacaaaggttgctctattatatttcaagaatataaattacattattgcatccaacactgagattaacgacgtcaaaatattacaatttcgcggattgttaccgatttttgtgaaatggctcttaaccaCCTTTCTGCTATTACGACTTACCTTTCTCGATTATCCGTATGTGACATAAAGGCAGAATTTTTTTCCAACAGTGGAtgttttaaatcttaaaatacaGAGTATTGATAGTCGAAAGAAACGAATAACAGGTTATCTGGCATCGCACATGGAGAAGTCGGCGTGCAGAAGAATTTTTCCAACAGCTGGATTTTTAAGGCCTAAAATACAGGATATTAAAAGTAGAaacgaacaaaaataaaaaagttaaaggaAAAATTAACGAATTGCAGGTTATCTGCCATAGCGCGGACCGTGGTCCGGCGTACGGGCGTGTTCCTGAGCGGGCCGGCGGCCGGCGAGGCGCTGGGCGCGGCCGGCCACCAGGCGGGGCGCCTGCAGGCCGGCCTCGTGCGCGTCAACTGCGTCGACTGCCTCGATCGGACCAACACCGCCCAGTTTGCTATAGGGAAGTGCGTGCTGGCGCATCAGGTtattcatgtttttttattttttttaataaacaactaAGGTGGTAAATAAGCGTACCTGATGGTTAGCAAGCCTGGGCAGTTATCGTAGCCTGTAGACGCCTGCGACGAATCCTCtccaggaaaccaggatctgatgatgggatcccagagaaatctagggaaacccttgaaaatccgcataactttttactgggtgtaccgattttgatgatttttaaccgacttccaaaaaaggaggaggttctcaattcgactgtttttttttttttttttaatttatgttacttcagaacttttgactgggtggagcgatttcgacaaattttcttttaatcgaaagttggtgtgtgtcaattggtcccgtttaaatttatttgagatctaacaactactttttgagttatatctaataatgcgtttttacttgacgcttttttcgtcgacctacattgtattataccgcataactttctactggatgtaccgattttgataattcttcttttgttggaaaggggatatccctagttt includes:
- the LOC123655688 gene encoding protein ALP1-like; translation: MSFVDFEYLLNKISPLISKQDTDFRDAIPAKYRLAITLRFIASGDSYKSLHYLFKVSPQIISKVIPEVCNAINQVLRDEIKMPSTKDAWINIEKGYRRKFPHCLGSIDGKHIVIENPPHSGTEYFNYKKTFSIVLLALVDANYKFIFADIGCQGRISDSGVFNNSLLWQKISRNEIDFPTPCPLPGSNIDVPYVFIGDGAFALSEHVMKPYPGQHNVGSPKRIFNQNLSKARVVVENTFGVLTSVFRIYRRPIDLDPSTVSHITMTCVLIHNFLRKNSPERYTPPGTFDVIDGNGQLITPGSWRNYNSCYNAI